A genomic region of Salinibacter pepae contains the following coding sequences:
- a CDS encoding DUF2442 domain-containing protein, with product MPTRKHAPDTSSHDTARIVEAEVNADEITVHLEDGRSVTTPLEWYPRLAFATAEERQTYEITGRGRGLHWPMLDEDLSVRGMLSGTPSAEGPESLKGWKEALQERRRLRAEEEEPPPWGTGKYRIPYSHFLDDDTRE from the coding sequence ATGCCTACTCGTAAGCACGCCCCCGACACGAGCTCCCACGACACTGCCCGGATTGTGGAGGCGGAAGTCAACGCAGACGAGATCACAGTTCACCTCGAAGACGGCCGCAGCGTGACGACGCCTCTCGAATGGTACCCCCGATTGGCATTTGCGACCGCCGAGGAACGGCAGACTTACGAGATTACCGGACGCGGCCGCGGCCTCCATTGGCCCATGCTGGACGAAGATCTGTCCGTGCGCGGTATGCTCTCGGGTACGCCCTCCGCAGAGGGCCCAGAGAGCCTCAAGGGATGGAAGGAGGCGCTCCAGGAACGCCGCCGCCTCCGGGCGGAGGAAGAAGAGCCCCCGCCGTGGGGGACGGGCAAGTACCGCATTCCGTACAGCCATTTTCTCGATGATGACACGAGGGAATGA
- a CDS encoding alpha-amylase family glycosyl hydrolase — protein sequence MPHRPVLLALASALAIGLVGCASPSNESASPSIDGVGEPAWVQDATVYEVFVPDASAEGTFQGLIGRLDEMQAMGVNTLWLMPIHPIGEKRRKSDIGALGSPYSIKDYYDVNPDYGTKADFRALVDSVHARDMHIIIDLVANHTAWDHPWLDEHPDMYSDGPIDGFTVPVLNGDTTNWTDVVELDFENPRTRQEMIDVMQYWVREFNIDGYRADVAHAVPLDFWKNAIDSVEAHKEVLMLAEAAGPEMHEVGFDQTYAWPFYGALKRVWAEDAPVRTLATQVDTALANLPEAARRLRFTTNHDETMWDAPPPALFDGLEGSKAAFVLATSMPGAPLVYNGQELGVADSVSFFARTPYDWSQTPDVRRFYRDYLGLYGDSPALRTGALTVHTPDAEDVLVYERATDTDSLLVAVNVRDASREVSLPDGYADAPLTDALTGASVEGATMTLEAYDYRVLRREAAE from the coding sequence ATGCCCCACCGCCCGGTTCTTCTCGCGCTCGCATCCGCACTCGCGATCGGCCTCGTCGGATGCGCGAGCCCGTCGAACGAGTCCGCCTCCCCCTCCATTGACGGGGTGGGCGAGCCGGCCTGGGTGCAGGACGCCACCGTCTACGAGGTGTTCGTCCCGGACGCCTCCGCGGAGGGCACCTTCCAGGGCCTCATCGGGCGGCTCGACGAGATGCAGGCGATGGGCGTCAATACGCTCTGGCTCATGCCCATCCATCCGATCGGCGAAAAGCGGCGCAAGAGCGACATCGGAGCGCTGGGGTCCCCGTATTCCATCAAAGACTACTACGACGTGAATCCGGACTACGGGACGAAGGCGGACTTCCGGGCACTCGTGGATTCGGTGCACGCCCGGGACATGCACATCATCATCGACCTGGTGGCCAACCACACGGCCTGGGACCACCCGTGGCTGGACGAGCACCCGGACATGTACAGCGACGGGCCCATCGACGGCTTCACGGTGCCGGTGCTGAACGGCGACACGACCAACTGGACGGACGTGGTGGAGCTCGACTTTGAGAACCCGCGGACGCGGCAGGAGATGATCGACGTCATGCAGTACTGGGTTCGTGAGTTTAACATTGACGGCTACCGGGCCGACGTGGCCCACGCGGTGCCGCTCGACTTCTGGAAGAATGCGATCGACTCGGTGGAGGCCCACAAGGAGGTGCTGATGCTGGCGGAGGCGGCGGGGCCGGAAATGCATGAAGTAGGCTTCGACCAGACATACGCCTGGCCCTTCTACGGCGCGCTGAAGCGGGTGTGGGCGGAGGACGCCCCCGTCCGCACCCTCGCCACGCAGGTCGACACCGCCCTTGCCAATCTCCCGGAAGCGGCCCGGCGCCTGCGCTTCACCACGAACCACGACGAGACGATGTGGGACGCCCCCCCGCCCGCCCTCTTCGACGGCCTCGAGGGCTCGAAGGCGGCGTTCGTGCTTGCGACGAGCATGCCCGGGGCGCCGCTGGTCTACAACGGCCAGGAGCTGGGCGTGGCCGACTCGGTGTCCTTCTTTGCCCGCACGCCGTACGACTGGTCGCAGACGCCCGACGTCCGACGCTTCTACCGCGATTACCTCGGGCTGTACGGCGACAGCCCGGCCCTGCGCACCGGGGCCCTGACGGTGCATACCCCGGACGCCGAGGATGTGCTGGTGTACGAGCGGGCGACGGACACGGACAGCCTGCTCGTTGCGGTCAACGTCCGCGACGCCTCGCGCGAGGTCTCCCTTCCGGACGGCTACGCCGACGCGCCCCTCACCGATGCCCTGACGGGGGCGTCTGTGGAGGGCGCGACGATGACCCTGGAGGCCTACGACTACCGCGTTCTCCGGCGGGAGGCCGCGGAATGA
- a CDS encoding APC family permease, which translates to MTTPDRTPVKVGLLTAASLVVANMVGTGIFTSVGFQVEYLDSPFALLMLWAVGGGISLCGALTYGELGAALPRSGGEYHLISELYHPALGFIAGWISATLGFAGPTALAAIAFGDYTTAVFPSLSSTHLAAGIVLLCSAIHATSITWGSWFQNAFTALKVLLILVFVGAAVQADPTTHSITVVPDGDALKELVSPGFAVSLVFVSYAYAGWNAAIYIVGEIRAPQRNLPLSLVLGTALVTVLYVLLNFVFLYTVPAQEMAGEVEVGFLAGSVIFGDAGGEVMSLFIALLLVSTVSALVYLGPRVTQAMGEDTHALRWLAVTNDRGIPVNSILFQLGLALLFIYTSTFDQVLVYAGFTLILSTMVTVAGVFVLRWRRPEIDRPYKTWGYPVTPLLFLAANAWILVYVFLDRPTESLIGLSIVAVGAALYVAGQWGAPDEAPRSEPTA; encoded by the coding sequence ATGACCACGCCCGACCGCACGCCCGTCAAAGTGGGCCTCCTAACCGCCGCGTCCCTCGTGGTGGCCAACATGGTCGGCACCGGCATCTTCACGAGCGTCGGGTTTCAGGTGGAGTACCTGGACTCCCCCTTCGCCCTGCTCATGCTGTGGGCGGTGGGCGGTGGGATCTCCCTCTGCGGGGCGCTCACGTACGGGGAATTGGGGGCCGCGCTGCCCCGCTCCGGCGGCGAGTACCACCTCATCTCGGAGTTGTACCACCCCGCACTCGGCTTCATCGCCGGGTGGATCTCGGCGACCCTCGGCTTTGCGGGGCCCACGGCGCTCGCCGCCATCGCGTTCGGGGACTACACCACCGCCGTCTTCCCGAGCCTGTCGTCCACGCACCTGGCGGCGGGCATCGTGCTCCTCTGCTCCGCCATCCACGCCACGAGCATCACGTGGGGCAGCTGGTTTCAGAACGCGTTTACGGCCCTGAAGGTGCTGCTCATCCTCGTCTTCGTGGGCGCGGCCGTTCAGGCCGACCCGACCACTCACAGCATCACGGTCGTCCCGGACGGAGACGCCCTGAAGGAACTCGTGAGCCCCGGCTTCGCTGTCTCACTCGTGTTCGTGTCGTACGCCTACGCCGGGTGGAACGCCGCCATCTACATCGTCGGGGAGATCCGGGCCCCGCAGCGCAACCTGCCGCTCTCGCTGGTGCTGGGCACCGCGCTCGTGACGGTCCTTTATGTGCTGCTCAACTTCGTATTCCTGTACACGGTGCCAGCGCAGGAGATGGCCGGGGAGGTGGAGGTGGGCTTTCTCGCCGGCTCCGTCATTTTCGGGGACGCAGGGGGCGAGGTGATGTCGCTGTTTATCGCCCTGCTCCTCGTCTCCACCGTAAGCGCCCTCGTCTACCTGGGGCCGCGCGTCACACAGGCAATGGGGGAGGACACCCACGCGCTGCGCTGGCTCGCGGTCACCAACGACCGGGGCATTCCCGTCAACTCCATCCTGTTCCAGCTGGGCCTCGCCCTTCTCTTCATCTACACGTCCACCTTCGACCAGGTGCTCGTGTACGCCGGCTTCACGCTCATCCTGTCGACGATGGTGACGGTCGCCGGGGTGTTCGTCCTCCGCTGGCGCCGGCCCGAGATCGACCGCCCGTACAAAACCTGGGGCTACCCGGTGACGCCGCTCCTCTTCCTGGCGGCCAACGCCTGGATCCTCGTGTACGTGTTTCTCGACCGGCCGACCGAGTCGCTGATCGGGCTCAGCATCGTGGCCGTAGGGGCGGCCCTCTACGTTGCCGGCCAGTGGGGCGCCCCGGACGAGGCCCCGAGGTCCGAACCGACCGCGTAG
- a CDS encoding short chain dehydrogenase produces MDVLVVGGTGTIGRAVVDTLSPRHDATAVGHTSGELQVDLADPESIDRLYDAVGPQDAVLSCAGEAAFGELPELTTDDFSHSLSNKLMGQVNLVRHGLNVVRDGGSFTLTSGVLSQEPMPGSAAISLVNAGVEGFVRAAALEAPRDIRVNVVSPPWVAETLDEMGEDPRDGLPAAAVAEAYRASLEGDMTGETLDARALA; encoded by the coding sequence ATGGATGTTCTTGTCGTCGGCGGCACCGGCACCATCGGCCGCGCCGTCGTGGATACGCTTTCGCCCCGGCACGACGCAACGGCGGTGGGGCACACGAGCGGCGAGCTGCAGGTCGATCTGGCCGATCCCGAATCGATTGATCGGCTCTACGACGCCGTGGGCCCGCAGGACGCTGTGCTCTCGTGTGCAGGGGAGGCGGCCTTCGGCGAGCTTCCCGAGCTCACGACCGACGACTTTTCCCACAGCCTGTCGAACAAGCTCATGGGGCAAGTAAACCTTGTCCGCCACGGGCTCAACGTGGTGCGCGACGGGGGGAGCTTTACCCTCACGAGCGGCGTGTTGAGTCAGGAGCCAATGCCGGGCAGCGCGGCCATCAGCCTCGTCAACGCCGGCGTCGAGGGGTTCGTGCGGGCGGCCGCCCTGGAGGCGCCGCGGGACATCCGGGTCAACGTGGTGAGCCCGCCCTGGGTGGCGGAGACACTCGATGAAATGGGCGAGGATCCCCGTGACGGCCTGCCGGCGGCGGCCGTCGCGGAGGCGTACCGGGCGAGCCTGGAGGGCGACATGACGGGCGAGACCCTCGATGCGCGGGCCCTGGCGTAG
- a CDS encoding protein-L-isoaspartate(D-aspartate) O-methyltransferase, producing MLGALLALLVVAPPPDTSWPHQDLRERMVQQQIAARGLTDPAVRGALRSVPRHRFVPEVSPELAYADRPLPIGHDQTISQPYIVARMTALVRPDSADRVLEVGTGSGYQAAVLASIVDSVYTIEIIPDLAASATERLRRLGYDNVLVRNGDGFDGWPARAPFDAIVVTAAPDAIPPPLLDQLAEGGRMIVPVGPAGGTQDLTLVTNDDGKLTRRTLAPVRFVPFLRPEP from the coding sequence ATGCTCGGCGCTCTCCTCGCCCTTCTCGTCGTCGCGCCCCCGCCCGATACCTCGTGGCCTCATCAAGACCTACGCGAGCGCATGGTCCAACAACAGATTGCCGCCCGGGGCCTCACCGATCCGGCGGTGCGCGGCGCCCTGCGCTCCGTGCCGCGCCACCGGTTCGTGCCTGAGGTGTCTCCGGAGCTCGCCTACGCGGATCGTCCGCTCCCCATCGGCCACGACCAGACCATCTCCCAGCCCTACATCGTGGCCCGGATGACGGCGCTCGTCCGGCCGGATTCGGCGGACCGCGTCCTGGAGGTGGGAACCGGCTCGGGCTATCAGGCCGCCGTGCTGGCCTCGATCGTGGATTCGGTCTACACCATCGAAATCATTCCCGACCTGGCCGCCAGCGCCACCGAGCGCCTCCGTCGCCTTGGCTACGACAACGTCCTCGTCCGGAACGGGGATGGCTTTGACGGGTGGCCGGCCCGCGCGCCATTCGACGCCATCGTGGTGACGGCGGCCCCCGACGCGATCCCGCCGCCCCTCCTCGACCAGCTCGCGGAGGGCGGACGCATGATCGTGCCGGTGGGCCCGGCGGGCGGCACCCAGGACCTCACCCTCGTCACGAACGACGACGGCAAACTCACGAGACGGACGCTCGCGCCCGTCCGGTTCGTGCCCTTCCTCCGCCCCGAGCCCTGA
- a CDS encoding excisionase family DNA-binding protein yields the protein MDPDDLISFSDAARQIGCSRTTLYRATDDGRLNDVEVGGRRMLLKDEAWEDFEPIRTGARAQKRSDKAEPE from the coding sequence ATGGACCCCGACGATCTCATCAGTTTCAGCGACGCGGCCCGCCAAATTGGATGCAGCCGGACCACGCTCTACCGTGCAACCGACGATGGGCGACTGAACGACGTGGAAGTGGGTGGCCGTCGAATGCTCCTTAAAGACGAGGCATGGGAGGACTTTGAGCCCATCCGCACAGGGGCCCGGGCACAGAAGCGTTCGGATAAGGCGGAGCCGGAATGA
- a CDS encoding MFS transporter, protein MAPADDAEGSARSPSASSDASPLADLDVWLLFAVTLVGVGNVSGVSPAFPQVVDVLDISRVQVGWVVTAYSLPGLLSAPLAGIGADRLGRKRVLVPTLFVFGIAGGACALARSFPVLLGLRAVQGFAAAPLVGLAITIIGDRYDGATRAAVVGYNATALNVGTAAFPAVGGMLAAIAWYVPFALPLLALPVGAAVAWKLEAPAVDGRSSAEGFRGYLRTVGARLRDRRVFGLLAVNLGIFVLIFGAFLTYVPELVETRFGASSVVSGGVLAAASVSSALVATQIGRLATWVPPRRLIQGSIVIDGVALVLMPLAPGVWGVGMASLFYGVAQGLNQPALQTRLTELSSEASRGVILSLNGTILRLGQAGGPLLMGLALALGGIEAVFYAAGGVALLVGLAALWLLGAA, encoded by the coding sequence ATGGCACCTGCCGACGACGCCGAGGGCTCCGCTCGTTCCCCGAGCGCGTCGTCGGACGCCTCGCCCCTCGCCGACCTTGACGTTTGGCTGCTCTTTGCCGTCACGCTGGTGGGCGTCGGCAATGTGTCCGGGGTGTCGCCCGCCTTTCCGCAGGTGGTCGACGTACTCGACATTTCGCGGGTCCAGGTGGGCTGGGTCGTGACGGCCTACTCGCTCCCGGGCCTCCTGAGTGCGCCCCTCGCGGGCATCGGCGCCGACCGCCTGGGACGGAAGCGGGTGCTGGTGCCCACGCTGTTTGTGTTTGGGATCGCCGGCGGGGCGTGCGCCCTGGCCCGGTCGTTTCCCGTGCTGCTCGGCCTGCGGGCCGTGCAGGGGTTCGCCGCGGCGCCGCTGGTCGGGCTCGCCATTACGATCATCGGCGACCGGTACGACGGCGCGACGCGGGCCGCGGTGGTCGGCTACAACGCCACGGCCCTCAACGTGGGGACAGCGGCCTTTCCGGCCGTGGGCGGAATGCTGGCGGCCATCGCGTGGTACGTGCCGTTCGCCCTCCCACTTCTCGCCCTTCCGGTGGGGGCGGCGGTGGCGTGGAAGCTGGAGGCCCCGGCGGTCGACGGTCGGTCGAGTGCGGAGGGCTTTCGGGGCTACCTCCGGACGGTGGGGGCGCGCCTGCGGGATCGACGGGTCTTCGGCCTGCTCGCCGTCAACCTCGGCATCTTTGTCCTCATCTTCGGCGCCTTCCTCACGTACGTGCCGGAGCTCGTCGAGACCCGCTTCGGCGCCTCGTCCGTCGTGTCGGGGGGGGTGCTGGCCGCGGCGTCGGTGTCGAGCGCCCTGGTGGCGACCCAGATTGGGCGCCTGGCGACCTGGGTCCCGCCCCGCCGCCTCATCCAGGGCTCCATCGTGATCGACGGGGTGGCGCTCGTCCTCATGCCGCTGGCGCCCGGCGTGTGGGGCGTCGGGATGGCCTCGCTGTTCTACGGCGTGGCACAGGGCCTGAACCAGCCGGCCCTGCAGACCCGGCTGACCGAGCTGTCGTCGGAGGCCTCCCGCGGTGTGATTTTGTCCCTCAACGGCACGATCCTGCGCCTTGGGCAGGCCGGGGGGCCGCTCCTGATGGGCCTGGCGCTCGCCCTGGGCGGCATCGAGGCGGTGTTCTACGCGGCCGGGGGCGTGGCCCTCCTGGTGGGGCTCGCGGCGCTGTGGCTCCTCGGCGCAGCGTAG
- a CDS encoding TonB-dependent receptor, producing the protein MLPFSPPRRLSAFGSLLLGLGIACATLGGLSPGMAQAQSSATVQGRVVDAETGAPLAGANVQVLGTQRGTSADTDGQYRVRVAPGDLRLRASFVGYSAETEQLRVEAGETYTFDFELTPGSTLDDVVVVGSRGQSRSALQSAVPVDALPVGELTTQSPQTDLNQLLTYTAPSFQANRQTSSDATEFIDPATLRSLPPDQLLVLVNGKRRHKSSLVNTLGTVGRGAVGTDLNAIPSAAVQRVEVLRNGASAQYGSDAVAGVLNLQMKEATNQLTADVTTGLRNAGDGEVVKVSANYGFAVGEDGFVNVTGMFRDRARTNRADGNQLILFDQSDVPNGVAPPSGFPFAYPQVAGIIGEEAAQNARRIDTQILNQRGLERSDFQFRVGQSAVQQRAVFLNSEVGLGNDATLYAFGGLSYKNGIGAPFRRLPFSTSAMPYRASNTDPALFPNGFQPEMNSDVVDQSLTIGVEGTIGGWTWDLSNSYGRNSLDYQMDNTVNASLLQASPTSIYAGGHAFSQNVTNLDVSRFFDDALAGINVAFGGAYRTDRYQIFSGEEASYRNYGRVQLIDDTSAASPRLVTRDTLGKEPGTQGFVGFRPENEVDRTRSNVAAYLDTEVNLTEALLVTAAGRYENYSDFGGTLNGRLAARWGLLDGRLNLRGSASTGFRAPSLHQIYFNEVRTDFDDQGQLVNIGTFSNDSEVARVLGIPQLEEERSRSYSAGITASPIENLDLTIDGYQIYVDDRVVLTGEFSSGLSNLLAEVGAQNAQVFANAVDTKTTGLDVVATYRLPLPTGTVEFSAAGNVNDTEIQSLTIPETVRANYEGDDLQGTFFGRQEQGFLTESNPESKVTLSADYQLSAFGLLVRTVRFGEQVRPGFAQNQTHSPEWVVDATASYDLTEAATVSIGASNLFNNYPDEQVFGNSYAGVFDYAPVQQGLNGAFYFARLNVQL; encoded by the coding sequence ATGCTTCCCTTTTCTCCGCCTCGCCGCCTCTCCGCCTTCGGGTCACTGCTGCTGGGACTGGGAATCGCGTGTGCGACCCTGGGGGGCCTATCGCCCGGGATGGCACAGGCGCAGTCCTCCGCCACCGTCCAGGGGCGGGTGGTCGATGCTGAGACGGGCGCTCCCCTCGCCGGGGCCAACGTGCAGGTTCTGGGCACCCAGCGGGGCACCAGCGCCGACACCGACGGGCAGTATCGCGTCCGGGTCGCGCCGGGCGACCTCCGCCTGCGAGCGAGCTTCGTCGGCTACTCGGCGGAAACGGAGCAGCTGCGCGTGGAGGCGGGCGAGACGTACACGTTCGACTTTGAGCTCACGCCCGGGTCGACGCTCGACGACGTGGTGGTTGTCGGAAGCCGGGGCCAGAGCCGGTCGGCCCTCCAGTCGGCCGTCCCGGTCGACGCGCTGCCGGTGGGGGAGTTGACGACCCAGTCGCCACAGACGGATCTGAACCAGTTGCTTACCTACACGGCGCCGTCATTCCAGGCGAATCGTCAGACCTCATCCGATGCGACTGAGTTCATTGACCCGGCAACCCTCCGGAGCCTGCCGCCCGACCAGCTGCTCGTGCTCGTCAATGGCAAGCGGCGCCACAAGAGCTCCCTCGTCAATACGCTTGGCACGGTGGGGCGGGGCGCCGTGGGGACAGACCTGAACGCCATTCCCTCGGCGGCCGTCCAGCGCGTTGAGGTGCTGCGCAACGGCGCCTCGGCCCAGTACGGGTCCGACGCCGTCGCCGGGGTCCTCAACCTGCAGATGAAAGAGGCGACCAACCAGCTCACAGCCGACGTCACCACAGGACTGCGCAACGCCGGGGATGGGGAGGTTGTGAAGGTGTCAGCAAACTACGGCTTTGCGGTTGGCGAGGACGGCTTCGTCAACGTCACGGGCATGTTTCGGGACCGGGCGCGGACCAACCGGGCCGACGGAAATCAGCTCATCCTCTTCGACCAGTCGGACGTTCCGAACGGCGTTGCGCCCCCGTCGGGCTTCCCGTTCGCGTATCCGCAGGTAGCCGGCATCATCGGAGAGGAGGCCGCTCAAAACGCCCGACGCATCGATACCCAGATCTTGAATCAGCGCGGGCTGGAGCGGTCCGACTTCCAGTTCCGAGTGGGGCAGTCGGCCGTCCAGCAACGGGCCGTTTTCCTGAACTCGGAAGTAGGACTGGGCAACGACGCGACGCTCTACGCCTTCGGGGGCCTTTCCTACAAGAATGGAATTGGGGCCCCCTTCCGGCGGCTTCCATTCAGCACCTCGGCCATGCCATACCGGGCGTCCAACACTGACCCTGCCCTCTTTCCAAATGGTTTCCAGCCGGAGATGAACTCCGACGTGGTCGACCAGTCGCTCACGATCGGCGTCGAGGGCACGATTGGAGGATGGACCTGGGACCTCAGCAACAGCTACGGGCGCAACAGCCTGGACTACCAGATGGACAACACGGTCAATGCGTCCCTCCTCCAGGCCAGTCCCACCAGCATCTACGCCGGTGGGCACGCCTTCAGCCAGAACGTGACCAACCTCGATGTGTCGCGCTTCTTCGACGACGCGTTGGCGGGCATTAACGTGGCCTTTGGGGGAGCCTACCGGACCGACCGGTACCAAATCTTTTCGGGGGAGGAAGCCTCGTACCGCAACTACGGCCGCGTCCAGCTGATCGATGACACGAGTGCCGCGAGCCCCCGATTGGTCACGCGCGACACGCTCGGCAAGGAGCCGGGCACGCAGGGCTTCGTGGGCTTTCGGCCGGAGAACGAGGTGGACCGCACGCGCAGCAACGTGGCGGCCTACCTCGATACGGAGGTCAACCTCACGGAGGCCCTTTTGGTGACGGCCGCCGGCCGCTACGAGAACTACAGCGACTTCGGGGGCACCCTGAATGGGCGTCTGGCTGCCCGGTGGGGCCTGCTTGACGGGCGCCTCAACCTGCGCGGGTCGGCGAGCACGGGCTTCCGTGCCCCGTCCCTCCACCAAATCTACTTCAACGAGGTGCGAACCGACTTCGACGACCAGGGGCAGCTCGTGAACATCGGAACCTTCAGCAACGACAGCGAGGTGGCCCGCGTCCTGGGCATTCCGCAACTCGAAGAGGAGCGGTCGCGCAGCTATAGCGCCGGCATCACGGCCAGCCCCATCGAGAACCTTGACCTCACGATTGACGGGTACCAGATCTACGTGGACGACCGCGTGGTGCTGACGGGAGAGTTTAGCTCGGGGCTCTCCAATCTTCTCGCAGAGGTGGGGGCACAGAACGCGCAGGTATTCGCCAACGCCGTGGACACCAAGACGACCGGCCTTGACGTGGTGGCGACGTATCGCCTTCCGCTGCCCACCGGCACCGTCGAGTTCTCGGCCGCCGGCAACGTCAACGACACCGAAATCCAGTCATTGACCATCCCCGAGACCGTTCGCGCAAACTACGAGGGAGACGACCTGCAGGGCACGTTCTTTGGCCGGCAGGAGCAGGGCTTCCTCACGGAGAGCAACCCGGAGTCGAAGGTCACGCTCTCGGCCGATTATCAACTCAGCGCGTTCGGCCTTCTGGTCCGCACGGTGCGCTTTGGGGAACAGGTGCGGCCCGGCTTCGCGCAGAATCAGACCCACAGCCCCGAGTGGGTGGTCGACGCGACGGCCTCGTACGACCTCACGGAGGCGGCGACGGTGAGTATCGGCGCCAGCAACCTGTTCAACAACTATCCCGACGAGCAGGTCTTCGGCAACTCGTACGCGGGTGTCTTCGACTACGCGCCGGTGCAACAGGGGCTCAATGGGGCCTTTTACTTCGCCCGCCTCAACGTGCAGCTGTAG
- a CDS encoding DUF4160 domain-containing protein, producing the protein MHFYAQDRLQEPPHVHVQRDRNEAKFWVDPVRLERGGGFPRHELREIRRLLETHEQDLLDAWNAYS; encoded by the coding sequence GTGCACTTTTACGCACAGGATCGGCTTCAAGAACCGCCGCACGTTCACGTTCAGCGGGACCGCAACGAGGCGAAATTTTGGGTCGACCCGGTGCGTCTGGAGCGGGGCGGCGGGTTTCCTCGGCACGAGCTCCGTGAGATCCGGCGCCTTCTCGAAACCCACGAACAAGACCTTCTCGACGCCTGGAATGCCTACTCGTAA
- a CDS encoding alcohol dehydrogenase, producing the protein MQAARIPSAGADFEIVDLPVPDPDAHEVRVRVEACGICHSDAFVKEGTFPGLEYPRVPGHEVAGVVDAVGTDVTQWSEGDRVGVGWHGGHCFTCDACRTGDFVNCENGLVTGIHYDGGYAEYMTAPAEAVAKMPEGLAAEDAAPLLCAGITTFNALRNQDLQPGDLVAVQGIGGLGHLGVQYAAAMGLEVVALSTSADKEALAHDLGAAHFVDVSNTDPAEALQARGGADLILATAPNSDAITSVLGGLGRDGDLVIVAATGEAVEVPPMALIQGRKSVSGWPSGDAKDSEDTLAFSAQAEALPEIETFSLEAAGAAYDRMINNEARFRAVLTIDH; encoded by the coding sequence ATGCAAGCCGCCCGCATTCCCAGTGCCGGGGCCGACTTTGAAATCGTTGACCTTCCTGTGCCCGACCCCGACGCCCACGAGGTGCGCGTTCGCGTCGAGGCGTGTGGCATCTGTCACAGCGACGCCTTCGTGAAGGAGGGCACGTTCCCCGGCCTCGAATACCCGCGCGTGCCGGGCCACGAGGTCGCCGGGGTGGTCGACGCCGTGGGAACGGATGTTACCCAGTGGTCGGAGGGCGACCGCGTGGGGGTCGGCTGGCACGGCGGCCATTGCTTCACCTGCGACGCCTGTCGCACGGGCGACTTTGTGAACTGCGAGAACGGCCTCGTGACCGGCATCCACTACGACGGCGGCTACGCCGAGTACATGACCGCCCCCGCCGAGGCCGTGGCGAAGATGCCGGAGGGCCTGGCCGCCGAAGACGCCGCGCCCCTGCTCTGCGCCGGCATCACCACGTTCAACGCGCTTCGCAATCAGGACCTGCAGCCCGGCGACCTCGTCGCGGTGCAGGGCATCGGCGGACTGGGCCACCTGGGCGTGCAGTACGCCGCGGCGATGGGCCTGGAGGTGGTGGCGCTCTCCACGAGTGCCGACAAGGAGGCGCTGGCCCACGACCTCGGGGCCGCCCACTTCGTCGACGTGTCGAACACCGATCCGGCCGAGGCACTTCAGGCTCGGGGCGGGGCCGACCTGATCCTGGCCACCGCGCCAAATTCCGACGCCATTACGTCGGTCCTCGGCGGGCTGGGCCGCGACGGGGACCTCGTGATCGTTGCCGCGACGGGAGAGGCGGTCGAGGTCCCACCGATGGCGCTCATTCAGGGCCGCAAGTCGGTCTCCGGCTGGCCCAGCGGCGACGCGAAGGACTCGGAGGACACGCTCGCGTTCAGCGCGCAGGCCGAGGCGCTGCCCGAGATCGAGACCTTCTCCCTGGAGGCGGCCGGGGCGGCCTACGACCGCATGATCAACAATGAGGCCCGCTTCCGCGCGGTCCTCACGATCGATCATTAG